One Falsarthrobacter nasiphocae DNA segment encodes these proteins:
- the metX gene encoding homoserine O-acetyltransferase MetX — protein sequence MTLSQHTPSPARTQSPAHAPSTPSGAASSQALRPDGAASPGGPDRDGGAPTAAGVTVVGPLDLESGERLEDVSLAWESWGTLDARGQNAVLVLHALTGDAHAHGAGADPGWWDALIGPGRAVDTTRFFVVAVNVLGGCAGSTGPTSLNPRTGRPYAGAFPAVTLRDGVRAERLLMERLGVARWAAVLGGSLGGARALEWAVTFPGLVDACAVIASTAASSAEQIGLGAVQCDVIRADPDFRGGFYSRERPPVQGLSLARQIAHVSYRSEAELEARFSRCPQEGDGAEGFAIESYLRHQGAKLSRRFDANSYLRLTQALMGHDVGRGRGGVKAALARAAGVRFLVASVDTDRLYLPAQSERLARALGAPHVSISAPNGHDAFLTHAALLEGPVRGLLGTDSAM from the coding sequence ATGACCTTGTCTCAGCACACCCCGTCACCCGCCCGCACCCAGTCACCCGCTCACGCGCCCTCGACCCCCTCTGGCGCCGCTTCCTCGCAGGCACTGCGCCCGGACGGGGCGGCGAGCCCGGGCGGCCCGGACCGCGACGGCGGGGCACCCACGGCCGCAGGCGTCACCGTCGTCGGCCCCCTTGACCTCGAGTCAGGCGAGAGGCTCGAGGACGTGAGCCTCGCGTGGGAGTCCTGGGGGACGCTGGACGCGCGGGGGCAGAACGCGGTGCTGGTCCTGCACGCGCTCACGGGGGACGCCCACGCGCACGGGGCAGGGGCGGATCCGGGATGGTGGGACGCGCTGATCGGGCCGGGGCGGGCCGTGGACACCACGCGCTTCTTCGTGGTCGCCGTCAACGTGCTCGGCGGGTGCGCGGGATCGACGGGGCCGACCTCGCTCAACCCCAGGACGGGGCGGCCGTACGCGGGGGCCTTTCCCGCGGTGACGCTACGGGACGGGGTCAGGGCGGAGCGGCTGCTCATGGAGCGTCTCGGGGTGGCCCGGTGGGCGGCGGTTCTGGGCGGCTCGCTGGGCGGGGCTCGGGCGCTCGAGTGGGCCGTGACGTTCCCCGGCCTCGTGGACGCCTGCGCCGTCATCGCCTCAACGGCGGCGTCCTCCGCTGAGCAGATCGGGCTCGGCGCCGTCCAGTGCGACGTCATCCGGGCGGATCCCGACTTCCGGGGCGGCTTCTACTCGCGGGAGCGGCCCCCCGTGCAGGGCCTGAGCCTCGCGCGGCAGATCGCCCACGTCTCCTACCGCTCCGAGGCTGAGCTTGAGGCGCGGTTCTCCCGGTGCCCGCAGGAGGGGGACGGGGCGGAGGGGTTCGCCATCGAGTCGTACCTGCGTCACCAGGGGGCCAAGCTCTCCCGGCGCTTCGATGCGAACAGTTACCTGCGCCTCACGCAGGCGCTCATGGGGCACGACGTCGGGCGGGGACGGGGCGGGGTCAAGGCTGCGCTCGCGCGGGCTGCCGGGGTGAGGTTCCTCGTGGCGAGCGTGGACACGGACCGGCTCTACCTGCCGGCGCAGTCGGAGCGGCTAGCGCGTGCTCTGGGGGCGCCCCATGTGAGCATCTCGGCCCCGAACGGGCACGACGCATTTCTCACGCACGCGGCTCTCCTCGAGGGCCCTGTCCGGGGGCTCCTCGGCACCGACTCGGCAATGTGA
- a CDS encoding DUF485 domain-containing protein yields MHQPRADERRLDSYEAVQDSAPFRELKSRHRRFVFPLAIAFLVWYFAYVILAAYAHSFMSIKVMGNINIGLVFGLLQFVSTFVITAMYVRFANRTMDPLGEEIRADYADATGPALGSADKEDRA; encoded by the coding sequence ATGCATCAGCCACGCGCAGACGAACGGAGGCTGGACTCCTACGAGGCGGTCCAGGACTCCGCACCGTTCCGAGAGCTCAAGAGCCGCCACCGGCGATTCGTCTTCCCCCTGGCGATCGCCTTTCTCGTCTGGTATTTCGCCTATGTCATTCTGGCGGCCTACGCGCACTCCTTCATGTCCATCAAGGTCATGGGCAACATCAACATCGGCCTGGTGTTCGGTCTTCTCCAGTTTGTGAGCACGTTTGTCATCACCGCGATGTACGTGCGCTTCGCGAACCGAACCATGGACCCGCTGGGCGAGGAGATCAGGGCCGACTACGCCGACGCCACGGGCCCCGCCCTCGGCTCCGCTGACAAGGAGGACCGCGCATGA
- a CDS encoding solute symporter family protein, which translates to MIAAPTIAAAVGDPVLNISIFAAFIIVTMIIVIRSSRANTTSADYLAGGHSFSGSQNGLAIAGDYLSAASFLGIVGAIAVQGYDGFLYSIGFLVAWLVALLLVAELLRNTGRFTMADVLSFRLRQRPVRIVAALTTLAVCFFYLLAQMAGAGGLVSLLLGVDSKTGQSLVIAVVGVLMIAYVLIGGMKGTTWVQIIKAVLLILGAGIMSVWVLAMHGFDFSSLLGHAVETTGKPELLEPGLKYGKNDITRLDFVSLSLALVLGTAGLPHVLMRFYTVPTAKEARRSVVVAIILIGLFYLFTLVLGYGAAALVGQEAIAKAPGGVNSAAPLLAFSLGGTVLMGLISAVAFATILAVVAGLTLTAAASFSHDIYANVLKKGQSDPQAEVKVARRTVVVIGILAIVGGIGAQGQNIAFLVALAFAVAASANLPTILYSLFWKGFTTRGAIWSMLGGLIGSLVLIALSPVVSGGPTSMIPDADFAVFPLSNPGIVSVPLAFLLGWIGSVTDRVGESPAKYAEMDVRSLTGIGAAKAVDH; encoded by the coding sequence ATGATTGCCGCGCCGACCATCGCCGCCGCCGTCGGGGACCCCGTCCTCAACATCTCGATTTTCGCGGCCTTCATCATCGTGACGATGATCATCGTCATCCGATCCTCGCGCGCCAACACCACGAGCGCGGACTACCTCGCGGGCGGGCACTCGTTCTCCGGCTCGCAGAATGGCCTCGCCATTGCCGGCGACTACCTCTCAGCGGCGTCGTTCCTCGGGATCGTCGGCGCTATCGCCGTCCAGGGGTACGACGGATTCCTCTACTCCATCGGATTCCTCGTGGCCTGGCTGGTGGCCCTCCTCCTCGTGGCGGAGCTCCTGCGCAACACGGGACGCTTCACGATGGCGGACGTGCTGAGCTTCCGGCTCCGTCAGCGCCCCGTGCGCATCGTCGCCGCCCTGACGACGCTCGCCGTCTGCTTCTTCTACCTCCTCGCACAGATGGCCGGCGCCGGCGGCCTTGTCTCCCTGCTCCTCGGGGTGGACTCCAAGACGGGCCAGTCGCTCGTCATCGCGGTGGTCGGCGTCCTCATGATCGCGTACGTCCTCATCGGCGGCATGAAGGGCACCACGTGGGTGCAGATCATCAAGGCCGTCCTCCTCATCCTCGGCGCGGGCATCATGAGCGTCTGGGTGCTCGCCATGCACGGGTTCGACTTCTCGAGCCTCCTCGGCCACGCCGTGGAGACCACCGGGAAGCCGGAGCTGCTCGAGCCCGGCCTCAAGTACGGCAAGAACGACATCACCCGCCTCGACTTCGTCTCGCTGTCCCTGGCCCTCGTGCTGGGCACTGCCGGGCTGCCGCATGTGCTGATGCGCTTCTACACCGTGCCGACGGCGAAGGAGGCCCGGCGGTCCGTCGTCGTCGCCATCATTCTCATTGGCCTCTTCTACCTGTTCACGCTGGTGCTGGGCTACGGCGCGGCCGCGCTCGTGGGCCAGGAAGCCATCGCCAAGGCGCCGGGCGGCGTCAACTCGGCGGCGCCGCTCCTCGCCTTCTCTCTCGGCGGCACAGTCCTCATGGGGCTCATCTCAGCGGTGGCCTTCGCCACGATCCTCGCCGTCGTGGCCGGCCTGACCCTCACGGCGGCCGCCTCGTTCTCCCACGACATCTATGCGAATGTCCTCAAGAAGGGGCAGAGCGATCCTCAGGCCGAGGTCAAGGTGGCCCGACGGACGGTCGTTGTCATCGGCATTCTCGCCATCGTGGGAGGCATCGGGGCGCAGGGACAGAACATCGCGTTCCTCGTGGCGCTCGCATTCGCCGTCGCCGCCTCCGCGAACCTCCCGACGATCCTCTACTCCCTCTTCTGGAAGGGGTTCACGACGCGCGGGGCGATCTGGTCCATGCTGGGCGGCCTCATCGGCTCCCTCGTGCTCATCGCCCTCTCACCCGTCGTGAGCGGGGGGCCCACATCCATGATCCCGGACGCGGACTTCGCGGTGTTCCCGCTGTCCAACCCCGGCATCGTGTCCGTCCCGCTCGCCTTCCTGCTCGGATGGATCGGCTCGGTCACCGACCGCGTCGGGGAGTCGCCCGCCAAGTATGCCGAGATGGATGTTCGGAGCCTGACCGGCATTGGGGCGGCCAAGGCTGTCGACCACTAG
- a CDS encoding CE1758 family FMN-dependent luciferase-like monooxygenase: protein MQFGLFTVGDVTTDPVSGRTPTEHERIKNTVEMAKLADEVGLDVFATGQHHNPPFIAPANPAIFMAHLASQTKNIILSTSTTLITTTDPVRIAEDYAYAQHLADGRVDLMLGRGNTGPVYPWFGKDIREGIPLAIENYALLHKLWREENVSWDGKFRTPLQGFTSTPRPLDGVPPFVWHGSIRSPEIAEQAAYYGDGFFHNHIFWPPQHAKQMVDFYRQRFEHYGHGRAQDAIVGIGGQTYMESSSSAAREHFRPYFNNAPVYGGSGTLEQFTEQTPLTVGTPEEVIERTLGFRDYIGDYQRQLFLVDHAGLPHADVMKQIELLGTVVVPELRKEMGTRRAPGVPDAPSHASLVAARAAAGDGAPEPGPRAPQADDVTGTRAEER, encoded by the coding sequence ATGCAGTTTGGACTTTTCACCGTCGGTGACGTCACCACGGACCCGGTCAGCGGCCGCACCCCCACCGAGCACGAGCGCATCAAGAACACGGTGGAGATGGCCAAGCTCGCCGACGAGGTCGGCCTCGACGTGTTCGCCACGGGGCAGCACCACAACCCGCCGTTCATCGCCCCGGCCAACCCGGCGATCTTCATGGCGCACCTGGCCAGCCAGACGAAGAACATCATCCTTTCGACGTCCACGACGCTCATCACGACGACCGACCCCGTCCGCATCGCCGAGGACTACGCCTACGCGCAGCATCTCGCCGACGGCCGCGTGGACCTCATGCTCGGCCGCGGCAACACGGGCCCCGTCTACCCGTGGTTCGGCAAGGACATCCGCGAGGGCATCCCGCTCGCGATCGAGAACTACGCGCTCCTGCACAAGCTGTGGCGTGAGGAGAACGTCTCTTGGGACGGCAAGTTCCGCACCCCGCTCCAGGGGTTCACGTCGACGCCCCGGCCGCTCGACGGCGTGCCGCCCTTCGTCTGGCACGGGTCCATCCGCAGCCCCGAGATCGCCGAGCAGGCCGCCTACTACGGCGACGGCTTTTTCCACAACCACATCTTCTGGCCGCCCCAGCACGCCAAGCAGATGGTGGACTTCTACCGCCAGCGCTTCGAGCACTACGGCCACGGCCGCGCGCAGGACGCCATCGTCGGCATCGGAGGCCAGACCTACATGGAGTCCTCCTCGAGCGCGGCGCGCGAGCATTTCCGCCCCTACTTCAACAACGCACCCGTCTACGGAGGCTCCGGGACCCTGGAGCAGTTCACGGAGCAGACGCCGCTCACGGTGGGCACCCCGGAGGAAGTCATCGAGCGCACGCTCGGTTTCCGGGACTACATCGGCGACTACCAGCGCCAGCTGTTCCTCGTCGACCACGCAGGCCTGCCGCACGCGGACGTCATGAAGCAGATCGAGCTCCTCGGCACGGTCGTCGTCCCCGAGCTGCGCAAGGAGATGGGGACCCGGCGTGCGCCCGGCGTACCGGACGCGCCCTCGCATGCGTCCCTCGTCGCGGCCCGCGCCGCTGCAGGAGACGGGGCGCCGGAGCCGGGGCCCCGTGCCCCGCAGGCGGACGACGTCACCGGCACGCGCGCCGAAGAGCGCTGA
- a CDS encoding CE1759 family FMN reductase yields MSTPRYSLVVVSGGLSEESATHRLGDALAAAVVERGKEAGVVVTPRRIAIRDLAQEIASASITGFAAGELAEAYDAVADADAVIAVSPTYKASFTGLFKAFWDVTPDGIMSGVPVILGATGGSPRHSLMTDTALRTLFAYMKACVAPTGIYVAAEDWGQRSLEARIGEAADELVRALGFSTPPAPPARDAGEPGESEDAGQAPTVGRANLEELQRPNARRTLAGTRSRARDPFTDVPTMEDMLKR; encoded by the coding sequence ATGAGCACCCCCAGGTACAGCCTCGTCGTCGTCAGCGGCGGCCTGAGCGAGGAGTCGGCGACGCACCGCCTCGGCGATGCGCTCGCGGCAGCCGTCGTCGAGCGCGGGAAGGAGGCGGGGGTGGTGGTGACGCCACGGCGCATCGCCATCCGCGACCTCGCGCAGGAGATCGCCTCCGCGTCCATCACGGGCTTCGCCGCAGGCGAGCTCGCTGAGGCCTATGACGCGGTGGCGGACGCGGATGCGGTCATCGCCGTCTCACCGACGTACAAGGCGAGCTTCACGGGCCTGTTCAAGGCCTTCTGGGATGTGACCCCGGACGGCATCATGTCTGGCGTGCCAGTGATCCTCGGCGCCACGGGAGGGTCACCGCGACACTCCCTCATGACGGACACGGCCCTGCGCACCCTCTTCGCCTACATGAAGGCCTGCGTTGCCCCGACCGGCATCTATGTCGCGGCGGAGGACTGGGGCCAGCGCAGCCTCGAGGCGCGCATCGGCGAGGCCGCGGACGAGCTCGTCCGCGCCCTGGGCTTCTCGACCCCGCCAGCCCCGCCGGCCCGGGACGCGGGCGAGCCAGGGGAGTCCGAGGACGCGGGCCAGGCCCCGACGGTGGGCCGGGCCAACCTGGAGGAACTGCAGCGCCCGAACGCGCGCCGCACGCTGGCGGGCACCCGCAGCCGAGCTCGGGACCCGTTCACGGACGTCCCGACCATGGAGGACATGCTCAAGCGTTAG
- a CDS encoding SGNH/GDSL hydrolase family protein yields the protein MTQDPQTSPAQPGTPSDAEGVVHPWHRFVALGDSFTEGIGDPLPDGGHRGWADRVAEVLASTQEDFSYANLAVRGRLLDQIRDEQTARALELQPDLISLCAGGNDCIRPGGDPDVIAARLEALVSILATSGATILLFTGPDVGSTPVLGGVRGRVAIYNEHIRGIAARHDAVVADMWNLHELKAKPMWHADRLHFSPLGHQTIAGMALDALQVPHDLSPETVEAEPVRAWREARVDDLRWARQHLVPWVVRRLRNQSSGDGILPKRPHAVPLYGESMPLGSHESEIAGE from the coding sequence ATGACCCAAGACCCTCAGACCAGCCCCGCCCAGCCCGGCACGCCCTCGGATGCAGAGGGGGTCGTCCACCCGTGGCACAGATTCGTGGCCCTGGGCGACTCATTCACGGAAGGCATCGGGGATCCCCTCCCGGACGGCGGGCACCGTGGCTGGGCGGACCGCGTCGCGGAGGTCCTCGCCTCCACCCAGGAGGACTTCTCGTACGCCAACCTCGCCGTCCGAGGGCGCCTGCTTGACCAGATCCGGGACGAGCAGACGGCCCGCGCGCTCGAGCTGCAGCCGGACCTCATCAGCCTCTGTGCGGGCGGCAACGACTGCATCCGCCCCGGGGGCGACCCGGACGTCATTGCGGCGCGTCTCGAGGCGCTGGTCAGCATCCTCGCAACCTCGGGTGCGACAATCCTGCTGTTCACGGGGCCGGACGTGGGAAGCACGCCCGTCCTGGGCGGCGTCCGCGGGCGCGTGGCCATCTACAACGAGCACATCCGCGGCATTGCCGCGCGTCACGACGCGGTGGTGGCGGACATGTGGAACCTGCACGAGCTCAAGGCGAAGCCCATGTGGCACGCCGACCGGCTCCACTTCTCCCCGCTGGGGCACCAGACGATCGCGGGCATGGCGCTCGACGCGCTCCAGGTCCCGCACGACCTCTCCCCCGAGACCGTCGAGGCCGAGCCGGTCCGGGCGTGGCGCGAGGCGCGCGTGGACGACCTGCGGTGGGCGAGGCAGCACCTCGTCCCGTGGGTGGTCCGGCGGCTGCGAAACCAGTCCTCGGGAGACGGCATCCTGCCGAAGCGGCCGCACGCCGTGCCCCTCTACGGCGAGTCCATGCCTCTCGGGTCCCACGAATCGGAGATCGCCGGCGAGTAG
- a CDS encoding alpha/beta hydrolase: MNGELTSRYSHEPKRDGTEDLLVLLHGYGSHEMDLLGLAPMLPDGLVCVGLRAPLPAGPGFAWFALSSDISFRPSDVLDAGEAVARCISADLRPSDFRSVSLLGFSQGMAVASAAASRVDGDLAAVVGLSGFWAEGDDDAAAPVSGRPVFWGRGSADPVIPARYIEQTRRVLSGAPNVTERVYEGLGHSVCAEEMEDVSAFLSEALAR, translated from the coding sequence ATGAATGGGGAACTCACATCACGCTACTCGCACGAGCCGAAGCGCGACGGGACCGAGGACCTCCTCGTCCTTCTGCACGGGTACGGCAGCCACGAGATGGACCTCCTGGGGCTCGCGCCCATGCTGCCGGACGGCCTTGTCTGCGTCGGGCTGCGCGCGCCGTTGCCCGCTGGCCCCGGGTTCGCGTGGTTCGCGCTCTCGAGCGACATCAGCTTCCGTCCGTCCGACGTCCTCGACGCGGGCGAGGCCGTGGCCCGCTGCATCAGCGCCGACCTCCGGCCCTCCGACTTCCGCAGCGTCAGCCTCCTCGGCTTCTCGCAGGGGATGGCGGTTGCGAGCGCGGCGGCGTCCCGCGTTGACGGGGATCTCGCCGCCGTCGTCGGGCTCTCCGGCTTCTGGGCGGAAGGGGACGACGACGCGGCTGCGCCGGTGTCAGGCCGCCCCGTCTTCTGGGGCCGCGGCAGCGCGGACCCGGTCATCCCGGCCCGGTATATCGAGCAGACGCGCCGCGTGCTCTCCGGCGCGCCCAATGTGACGGAGCGCGTCTACGAGGGCCTCGGGCACTCGGTGTGCGCCGAGGAGATGGAGGACGTCTCCGCGTTCCTCAGCGAGGCTCTCGCTCGATGA
- a CDS encoding RNA-binding S4 domain-containing protein has translation MTENRERPSSGEAPTASGTGTPRPPAPRGAEPLPIRDESIRLGQALKLANLVEDGSEAKLVIGEGLVTVNGEIDTRRGRQLVPGDWVRLNGQAAVIEREPR, from the coding sequence ATGACTGAGAACCGCGAGCGCCCCTCCTCGGGCGAAGCCCCCACCGCCTCCGGCACAGGCACGCCCCGTCCCCCGGCCCCGCGAGGCGCTGAGCCCCTGCCCATCCGCGACGAGAGCATCCGGCTCGGCCAGGCCCTCAAGCTCGCCAACCTCGTCGAGGACGGCTCCGAGGCCAAGCTCGTCATCGGCGAGGGCCTCGTGACCGTCAACGGCGAGATCGACACGCGCCGGGGCCGCCAGCTCGTGCCCGGCGACTGGGTGCGCCTCAACGGCCAGGCGGCGGTCATCGAGCGAGAGCCTCGCTGA
- a CDS encoding DMT family transporter encodes MLVFFLIAVAAGLTMPVQSRANGALGQYLKDPIAAATVSFGSGLLLLVLVLILVPGPRAAARSIVPVLRNRTIPRYYVLAGLIGAFVVVAQSASVPFIGIALFTVGVVGAQSVSGLLVDHWGLAPGGRRRITPARVIGVVLMIAAVALSVSGRLNAGPGVAWWMALPLAAGFLMSFQQAANGHSARAYGSPLAATAVNFLAGFLGLTALWALLHLGQGFPRLGGEWWMYLGGLCGCVFIAVNAWLLRHLGVLATVIGTVAGQLLGSLVLDLVLPAPGSRVGPETVAGLLLTFAAMGIMNIRARNR; translated from the coding sequence ATGCTCGTATTCTTCCTCATCGCCGTGGCGGCGGGGCTGACGATGCCCGTCCAGTCCCGGGCCAACGGGGCGCTGGGGCAGTACCTCAAGGACCCGATCGCCGCCGCGACGGTCAGCTTCGGCTCCGGGCTGCTTCTCCTCGTCCTCGTCCTCATCCTTGTCCCTGGCCCCCGGGCGGCGGCGCGGTCCATTGTGCCGGTCCTGCGCAACCGGACGATTCCGCGCTACTACGTCCTCGCCGGGCTGATCGGCGCCTTTGTCGTCGTCGCCCAGTCCGCCTCGGTCCCGTTCATCGGGATCGCCCTCTTCACCGTGGGGGTCGTCGGGGCGCAGTCCGTCTCGGGCCTCCTCGTGGACCACTGGGGGCTGGCGCCGGGCGGACGGCGGCGGATCACCCCCGCGCGCGTCATCGGCGTCGTCCTCATGATTGCCGCCGTGGCGCTGTCCGTCTCCGGGCGCCTGAACGCGGGCCCGGGCGTGGCGTGGTGGATGGCGCTGCCGCTCGCCGCGGGCTTCCTCATGAGCTTCCAGCAGGCCGCCAACGGCCACTCCGCGCGGGCCTACGGCTCCCCGCTCGCGGCCACGGCTGTGAACTTCCTCGCAGGCTTCCTCGGGCTCACGGCGCTGTGGGCGCTCTTGCACCTGGGCCAGGGCTTCCCCCGGCTGGGAGGGGAGTGGTGGATGTATCTCGGCGGCCTGTGCGGCTGCGTGTTCATCGCCGTCAACGCGTGGCTCCTCAGGCATCTCGGCGTCCTCGCGACCGTCATCGGGACGGTCGCCGGCCAGCTGCTCGGCTCGCTTGTCCTCGACCTCGTCCTGCCCGCGCCCGGGAGCCGGGTCGGCCCCGAGACGGTCGCGGGCCTGCTTCTCACGTTCGCCGCCATGGGCATCATGAACATCCGCGCCCGGAACCGTTAG
- a CDS encoding glycine--tRNA ligase, which translates to MAEKSALESVISLAKRRGFVFQAGEIYGGSRSAWDYGPLGVELKENIKRQWWQTFVRSRADMVGLDSSVIIPTPVWHASGHVATFTDPLVECLSCHRRLRQDHLIEAYEEKKGRAPENGMADIACPNCGTKGQWTEPQNFSGLMKTFLGPVDNEEGLHYMRPETAQGIFVNFNNVVTAARKKPPFGIGQIGKAFRNEITPGNFIFRTREFEQMEIEYFTAPDEADEHFKRWVEDCYNWFVDLGISEENLRKLDVPEADRAHYSAGTIDLEYKFGFQGGAWGELMGVANRTDFDLTNHSEASGQKLQYFDQTTGERYTPYVIEPSFGLTRAMMAFLIEAYHEDEAPNTKGGVDVRTVLRLDPRLAPVKAAVLPLSKKAELVEPSQKLAAELRRQWNIDVDDSGAIGRRYRRQDEIGTPFCITVDFDTLEDQAVTIRERDSMQQERVALDKVRGYLAERLLG; encoded by the coding sequence GTGGCTGAAAAGTCTGCCCTCGAGTCCGTCATCTCCTTGGCCAAGCGCCGGGGCTTCGTCTTCCAGGCGGGCGAGATCTACGGCGGCTCCCGCTCCGCATGGGACTATGGACCACTCGGCGTGGAGCTCAAGGAGAACATCAAGCGCCAGTGGTGGCAGACCTTCGTGCGCTCTCGCGCAGACATGGTCGGCCTGGACTCGAGCGTCATCATCCCGACACCGGTCTGGCACGCGTCGGGGCACGTTGCGACCTTCACGGACCCGCTCGTCGAGTGCCTCTCGTGCCACCGCCGCCTCCGGCAGGACCACCTCATCGAGGCGTACGAGGAGAAGAAGGGCCGCGCCCCGGAGAACGGCATGGCGGACATCGCCTGCCCCAACTGCGGAACCAAGGGCCAGTGGACCGAGCCCCAGAACTTCTCGGGCCTCATGAAGACGTTCCTCGGCCCGGTCGACAACGAGGAGGGGCTGCACTACATGCGCCCCGAGACCGCGCAGGGCATCTTCGTCAACTTCAACAACGTCGTCACGGCGGCCCGCAAGAAGCCGCCGTTCGGCATCGGCCAGATCGGCAAGGCGTTCCGCAACGAGATCACGCCCGGCAACTTCATCTTCCGCACGCGCGAGTTCGAGCAGATGGAGATCGAGTACTTCACCGCCCCGGACGAGGCGGACGAGCACTTCAAGCGCTGGGTCGAGGACTGCTACAATTGGTTTGTCGACCTCGGCATCTCGGAGGAGAACCTCCGCAAGCTCGACGTCCCCGAGGCGGACCGCGCACACTACTCCGCCGGCACGATCGACCTCGAGTACAAGTTCGGATTCCAGGGCGGCGCGTGGGGCGAGCTCATGGGCGTGGCCAACCGCACCGACTTCGACCTGACGAACCACTCCGAGGCCTCCGGCCAGAAGCTCCAGTACTTCGACCAGACCACGGGCGAGCGGTACACCCCGTACGTCATCGAGCCCTCCTTCGGCCTGACGCGCGCCATGATGGCGTTCCTCATCGAGGCCTACCACGAGGACGAGGCCCCCAACACGAAGGGCGGCGTCGACGTGCGCACCGTGCTGCGCCTCGATCCGCGACTGGCACCGGTCAAGGCCGCCGTGCTGCCGCTGTCCAAGAAGGCCGAGCTCGTCGAGCCCTCGCAGAAGCTCGCCGCGGAGCTGCGCCGCCAGTGGAACATCGACGTCGACGACTCCGGGGCAATCGGACGCCGCTACCGCCGCCAGGACGAGATCGGCACGCCGTTCTGCATCACCGTGGACTTCGACACCCTCGAGGACCAGGCCGTGACCATCCGCGAGCGCGACTCGATGCAGCAGGAGCGCGTGGCCCTCGACAAGGTCCGCGGATACCTCGCAGAACGCCTCCTGGGCTGA
- a CDS encoding GNAT family N-acetyltransferase, whose translation MTVTYREWKDGDDLALLELWPDAGDHQSLVDRALLQGRSDAPFARGIVAEDEGIPVAAGSVAVSPLHPERAWIYVEVAPQVRRQGIGAELARRLAAELSSAASSGASPTAQLKARWASAGNPGAERLAARLGLETIQVSRQVEVAPKAVPFPDFEDASAGTRHVTDIATGSVELTLAAQRFYDAVHASWDPAVTTPGQIARMLLSPQAGAHGALVVRSGSPLPEDAPEGARAGAIRAFAISYAQERAEPGDEAADVLIGWDPETDEDTQIRAIADLLGVMAAERPVSVEVDSSMAPLVRVLAALEKDGTARVTSSTTIAATRGEGA comes from the coding sequence ATGACCGTCACGTACCGCGAGTGGAAAGACGGGGACGACCTCGCCCTCCTGGAGCTGTGGCCGGACGCCGGGGATCACCAGTCTCTCGTTGACCGTGCCCTCCTCCAGGGGCGCTCGGACGCACCCTTTGCCCGCGGCATCGTGGCGGAAGACGAGGGCATCCCCGTCGCAGCCGGGTCGGTCGCCGTGTCCCCGCTGCACCCGGAGCGAGCCTGGATCTACGTGGAGGTGGCGCCCCAGGTGCGCCGCCAGGGGATCGGGGCTGAGCTCGCCCGTCGGCTTGCCGCCGAGCTGAGCTCCGCCGCGTCGTCGGGCGCATCCCCAACCGCCCAGCTGAAGGCGAGGTGGGCCAGCGCGGGGAACCCGGGCGCCGAGCGCCTGGCCGCGAGGCTCGGGCTCGAGACCATCCAGGTCTCCCGGCAGGTGGAAGTGGCGCCCAAGGCCGTCCCGTTCCCTGACTTCGAGGACGCCTCGGCGGGGACGCGGCACGTCACGGACATCGCCACCGGCTCCGTGGAGCTCACGCTCGCCGCGCAGCGCTTCTACGACGCCGTCCACGCCTCGTGGGACCCCGCTGTGACGACGCCCGGGCAGATCGCCCGCATGCTCCTGTCCCCGCAGGCAGGGGCCCACGGTGCCCTCGTGGTCCGCTCGGGGTCGCCGCTGCCCGAGGACGCCCCGGAGGGGGCCCGTGCGGGGGCCATCCGGGCCTTCGCCATCAGCTACGCCCAGGAGCGCGCCGAGCCCGGGGACGAGGCCGCTGACGTGCTCATCGGGTGGGACCCCGAGACGGACGAGGACACGCAGATCCGCGCCATCGCTGACCTGCTCGGCGTCATGGCGGCGGAGCGGCCGGTGAGCGTCGAGGTGGACAGCTCCATGGCACCGCTCGTGCGCGTCCTCGCGGCACTGGAGAAGGACGGGACGGCCCGCGTCACGTCGTCGACGACCATCGCGGCCACGCGAGGAGAGGGCGCATGA